The sequence TGATAGATTAATAGTAATGGTCCGAAATACTCCGCATCTTCCAAAATAATATAATTATGGAAAAATTCGAACTCTATTTTCCATTTTAATCTCAGTTAGTTCTTTAGTCAACAAAAGGAGATGTTATTTTCAGAAAAAATAATATATTTTTACTATTGCGTTTTTCGGATTTGTTTAATTTTATAAACTGTATTTGTAAACATTGTCTCTTAGCGAGTGGTGGTTGATTTCCGCTCCAGGTGCTCGCTTTCCGCGGGGCGTGTGTTGAGCCTCCTCGGGCTTTGCCCTGTAGGGTCTCAACTTTCCCGCTATTCCCGCAGGAGTCGAGCACCTTCCGCTTCAATCAACATCATGGGAGATATTTCACCTATTACAAATCACAATTAAAATCCAACTATCAAAAAAGAACATGTTTAAGGACTATTGATTCGGGTAAATAGAAAAAAACTGCTTGCCATGTGACAAACAGTTTTTCTATCATTCTATTAATTTACAACCTTCACTGCGCCTAGATAACGAGGCTTCCAGTATACGTTACTCATACTTGTAATTTCTACTCCATCATTTCCGGCATGGATGAACTGGTTGTTTCCAATATAGATCCCTCCATGTGACGGGCCTGGTTTGTATGTTTCAAACATAACGATATCGCCGACTGCCGGTGAGCTTGAGCGGCTACCGAAGTTCCAGATATCTGATGTCGTTCTAGGGAGATCAATCCCATATTTATCGTATACATAGTTTAAATATCCACTGCAGTCAAAACCGCTTGGCGTCGTTCCACCCCACTTATAAGGTGTTCCTATATACTGTTTCGCCGTCTGGATCAGACCAGCTGTATCAAAGCCAAATAGACTTTGGGCTTTCTCGGAAATAACGGACGTTCCACCAATGATCGTAAACTGATTGATACCCAATTTATCCACCGTCGACTTAACGGAAGTAGGGACATTATTTGATTGAATCAACATAACAGGTGAGCCTTTTTTGGCTGCCAGAACGGACCCGGTCAATGCATCTGCATAACTTTCTCCCGTAGCGATGACTGTACTATTTGAAGCGGAATAATATTTCTCGGCGACTTTTGTTGCCGTATCATATCGATCTTTCCCGGAAATACGGGTGGCTCTTGGCAATTGATTCTTGACGCCGTCACTTACCACGCCTGTACCTCCTACAAGAATGGAAGAGCTATATTTACTTAACGCTTTTTTTGTCTCTTCAGGGACATGGTTTTTTTCTGTTAATAGGATCGGCATTGATTTACTGGCAGCAACAGGTGCAATCGCCAGACTATCCGGGAAATCCCTTCCATATGTAACGATGGCTTGAGACCCTCCTACCAATGCAGCGATCTTAGCCGCTGTTTCGTATCTGTTTTCCCCTGCCACTCTTGTACTGGTAATCCCTAAACTCTTAAGTTGGGTTTCTACTGAAGATGAAATAACGGAACTTCCACCTAATATGTATGCTTTACTTGGCTTTAATCGTTTTAACTCTTGTTTCACACTATAAGGAACACTATCTTTGGTTACCAATAGGATTGGAGCGTTATACTTATCCGCTAACGGTGCACCTGCCAGAGCATCCGGAAAGTTATTTCCCACTGCAATGACAACGGTATTGGCACTGGTCCATCCTTCTCTGGAAACTTTCACTGCCGTTTCATACCGGTCAACACCACTTACTCGATCTATCTGTGTACCTGCAGCTGATGCAGGGTTTTGGAAAAATAATAGGAACATGAAGCTTAATACCGTGACGAAAGTAATAGATACAGGTTTGCGATCATTTAACATTTCTCAATTCCCCTTCTCTATAAATCTACAAAAACTATCTTATCATTAAAATTTTCAAAATAATTTTACAGTTATGTAACAAAATTCGTCATATTTACCCCTTTTTTTGTAATATTCCTCCCTCTAAACGACATAAAAGGCCTCTTACTGTAGTAATAAAGGATGTGTTTTGAGTTACTTGAACTACACCCTAGAGACATAGTTACACACTTTTCGGCACTCTAACTAACACGATAATAGAAAAAAGACTCATCGAGTTGATGAGTCTTTTTTTATTATCGCTCTATGTTATCACTGGTCTATTTACGAAATTTTAATACAAACTTACAACTATTTAATTACCCGTTCATTAGAGAATAACACTCCCTCAATATTCTTGAATTAACCTTAATAAGGATTCAATACCAATATAATCAAGGAGATGAATGATCAAAATGAAAGTAATCCTAAAAGCTGTAAAGATAGGGATTGTTGGCTCCATTACGTTATCGTTATTTGCATTTTCACCTTCAGTTTTTCACGCAAATAACAAACCAGAAAATTCTCATGATATCACAGAATCAATTGTTGCAGATTGGAAGTTTCAAAAAGAGTATGTAAAATCTGGTTCTATTAATGAAGCAAATCTTATTATTGAAGATGCAAGCGGTAATGAAAACAACCTTCAACTCACCTCCGCCACAAAAGATGGCACTATCAGTGGCAACCCCTTTATTCAATGGTCAGAAGAAGATTACTACAATGAAGATGCGGTAGAAAGTTTAGAGTTTAAGAATAAAAAAAGTTATTCGGAAGGGCAATATTTTCATACAGTTGATGACGCCCCGATTAACGGTGAGACGTTTGAAAATGGTTTCACAATTGAAGCCGTTTTGAAACTACCAGCGAATTTCTCGCCTGAAGAACATAGCTGGATGGGGATATTAACTCGAAAAGGACAAGCGGCTGATATTAACAAAACGGGTGGAGAAAAAGAAATCCTTAGTACTTTATCCGTTTCGAGTTTAAGAGAAATCCAATGGACTAGCCATCCTACAAATCTCGATCATAATGAAACAAATTGGTCTTTTTCTCTAGACAGTAAAGATGACTGGTATCATATTGCAGTAGTAAATAACGGGAAAAATTCAACATTGTACATTAACGGTGTGACTGATTTTCGAAATACAGACTCTGAAATGATCGGAATTGATTTAGTAGAAGGTAAAGGTTGGAATATTGGAGCATCAGAATGGGCGAATGAACTCGATACCTTATTTGCTGGGAATATTCAAGAAATACGGATCGCCGATCAACCTCTACCTCAAGAAAATTGGTTGATTTCAAACGCTGTTGAAGTTGAAGGACACGTGGAAAACGGCTCAAATGAAAAACAAGCATTATTAACAAACAAGGAGAACTATAACTTCTTATTTGTTCCAGATCCTCAAAAAACCGTTCGTTATATGCCTGAATTATTTTATGAACAGGTAAAATGGATTTCAAAAAAAGAGCAGAACTTAAACATTTCCATGACAGCTTTCTTAGGTGATATGGTTGATCAGAGTCATTCATTGGAAGAATGGAATAACTCGTCATCAAGCGTAGACATTCTAGATAAGCATAAGACCCCTTATGTTACAATTGCAGGGAACCATGACTATGGTGAAGGAGATCCTTATTTAGATTATTACGGGCCGGAACGTTTTGCAGACAAACCTTATTACAAAGGTGCCTCACCAACGGGATATAGTTCTTATTCTGTTATTAAAGCCGGGAATTACGAATACTTATTCTTATCTCTCGATATGCAACATATAGTGGAAGATATCCCCTGGGCAAAACAGGTATTGAAAAACCATCCCAGTACACCTACCATTCTTCTTTCTCACCAAATTATCAACATTGGTGGAGATGGTGAAACTATGATTGATACTTGGAGAGGTTCTCTAATTTGGGATGAATTAGTTAACGATCATAATCAGGTATTTATGACAGTTAACGGTCATCATCATGGGGCTGGTCATAGAATCAAAGAAAATGCGCATGGCAACGAAGTTATTCAAATGCTGGTTGATTATCAATCAAGCTATCACGGAGGCAATGGTTGGATGAGATTTGCAGAATTTAGCGAGTCAGATGATAAAATATCTTTTAAAACCTTCTCCCCTTGGGTAGAAAAGCTCTCGAAGTCACAGATGACATATTTCGATGTAACGCATTTAACTGGAACTGCTGATCAATTTGAAATCCCATTTCATTTTGAAAAACGATTCGATTTTTCTAATTAACCATTTTTACGCTTACATTAATAGTATTTATTATATTGCAAGCGAATAGACGCGCCAATAATGCTCAGAGGACCTCTGGGCATTTTTTATTATGCCTTTCTTCTGTTGAAGCTGCCTTTTAATTGATAAAGGAAAAGTTGAAGACCCATAATAAATCTCCTTCTATTTCCCCGTTTATTAACAAGAAATATCGTTAATGGAAAAACTCCATATCTATTATTTCCCCCTTATCGTATTCCAATCTATCTTTTAATTTACCTGTAATGAACTTACATATTGGTTAGTTGATATACTTTAATACCAAAAGAAACTGACCAATGCCATTTCATTGGTCAGTTTCTTTGTCATTTGTGCAAATAGTACCCGAAAACGGAACGATTCACTGTTAAATAAACAGGCACTTTCCACTATTCGTTTTCTTTATTCCAATACTCCAAAAGTCCTTCTCTCATAGAGAACTTTGGATCGAACCCTAAGGATTTAAGCTCAGATATATCAGAGTAGGATTCTTTAATATCTCCCGACCGTTCTTCCAGCTGTTCGATAGGAAGTTTCGTATTTGTTATCTCTTCATACATTCCGATCAGTTCGTTCAAGCTTGTCGAGTCGCCTGTACCGACATTAAATACTTTACCGATGGCTGCCGGGTCTTCCGACACGAGAAGATTCGCTTGAACGACATCTTTCACGTAGATGAAATCTCTCGTTTGTTCTCCATCACCATAAAGAGTAAAGGATGTATCTTCATTGTTTACCAGCTGTTTGAATTTATCCGTCAGGATCGATACCACACCTGAGTATGGTGATGATGGATTTTGCCTGTTCCCAAAGACGTTGAAGAAGCGAACGGCCGTCGTCGGGATATCATACAACCGGCTGAATGCCAGCACATATTGCTCAGAGGCAAATTTATCGATGGCATATGGCGTCAATGGTCTGATCGTTGACGTTTCTTTCTTCGGAAGCGTTGGCTCATCCCCGTACACCGCTGCAGAAGAAGCAAAGACAAAGCGCTCCAATCCGCCTTGTTTACGTGTTTCCTCCAATAAGTATAAAGTCGCTTCCAAATTGGTTTGATGGGTATGGAGGGGATCTTCTACTGAAGCCGCTACACTGGCAATCGCACCTAAATGAAAGATTTTCTTGAATCGATGTTGCTGAAATAACTTTTCAATGGTTTCTTTAGAAGAGATATCCCCTTCTACAACGGTTAACTTATCGTCCTTCGGCAGGTTATCCATTGAACCCATCGAGAAATTATCTATCACTACCACTTGTTCGTTTTTATTTAATAATTCTTCTACAATATGGGAGCCGATAAATCCGGCACCGCCTGTGACAAGGATCTTGCTCATTTATGTTGTTCCCCTTTCAGTTTGGAGAGTTATACTTTTAATTTTTCACTGATGTAAGTATAGCAAAAATCACAATCGGATTCTATTCGGTCATTAAAATGTAAAACACCCTTAATTTTACCCTATTCACTCTTTCTAAAAACGTTTCTATTCCTGTCAAAAAAAGGCGAAAAATATTTAATTGAAACTATCTATGCAAACGTTTAAAACGCGATTATACTATTCTAGATGTTATGAAAGATTGGTACGGGATTGCCAAGGACATCAGCAAAAAACAAGATTATTACTATCGGGGGAAAGAAAGATGAAAAAGTGGTTCCTTGCTTCAGTTGGTTCAGCACTACTTGCATCAAGTGTATTCAGCACATCTGTATTAGCGGAAAGTCCTTCTCAAGAAAAGATGGAGCTTTTAGGCTACGATCGCGAGGGCTTCTTCGTTGAAGAAGAGCCGAATAATACGTTTACGAATTCCAATGAAGTTCTTCTTGAGGATGCCGTAAAAGGGACATTCACGAAAGATGATGTCGATATGTATAAGATTCAAGTGGACAATGAAGATCCATTGGTTATATACGGAGGATCATGGGAGGAAAACCCTGGGATTCTATTAGATATTACTCTATACGATGAAAACAAGAATGTTATAGAAGCAAATGAAATCAGCTCAGATGTGACAGATGGATTTATGGCCGATTACACTGTTACCCCAGGCACCTATTATATGTCTGTAAAGGATAAAAAGAATCTCGCAACTGGTGAAGAGTATGTAGTGTTCCCGTCTCAATTCACAATTGAGCCTTATGTAGACAGAATATTCGGTGCAGACCGCTATGAAACCGCTCTTGAAATCGCTTTACAAGGCTGGGGATACGGAACAGACGAAATCATCCTTGCTACAGGAAGCAATTTCCCGGACGCATTGGCCGGCGCACCGCTTGCGTACCATAAAGACGCTCCTATTCTATTAACTACGAAGGGTTCCCTTCACCCATCAGTCGAGGAAGCCATTTATGAATTGGGTGTCAATAAGGTGACGATCCTTGGAGGGCCAGGTGTCATTTCTGATAAAGTTGTTCAGGAATTAAGGGCACTGGATGTATCTGTTACACGCATAAGCGGTAAAGATCGTTATGAGACTGCAGTGGCCATCTCTAAAAAGCTGCCAAACAATGACGCAGCCGTAGTCGTCAGCGGAAAGAATTATCCAGATGCCCTATCCATTGCATCCATCGCTGCACAATACGGATATCCTATTCTACTATCTGACAAAGAAAGCATCCCGGCAACAACGCTGACACAGGCGAAAACATACGAGATGAACTATGTTATCGGCGGGACCGGCGTCATCAGTAATACAGTTACCAAGAAGCTTAACGATCCGATGAGGATTGCAGGTGCAAATCGCTATGAAACGAATGCAAATATCATCCGTGACTTTAACGTTCCTACTACCTTCGTCTTCGTTGCGACCGGCACTCATTTCGCCGATGCGTTAACAGGTTCCGTTCTTGCAGCCAACTGGGGAGAGCCTTTGTTGCTTACCACTCCAAATGAGTTACATCCTGAGATCAGAGACCTGATGATGGATTACACATTCGGTGTGACGATCCTTGGTGGAGAGAAAGCGATCCAACCGAAGGTAGCGGAAGACATCTGGTCGATTATTGAAGGAAACGAATAATACTGAACGCGCTCTTTAGTGGAGCGCGTTTTTTTCATGTTTCACTGAAATAGTGAAAATCATTGTGATAAAATGGTATTATACAAGATTTCACAAAAATAGAGAGAATATCAAAATGGGGGGAAAAAATGAAAAAGTGGTTTATTACTTCGGTTGGATCTACCTTATTGGCATCCAGCTTATTTAGTGCGTCTGCATTCGCAGAAAATCCGGCAGCTACACTACAACAAAAAGTGGAGCTTTTAGGTGATGAAGAGGAAGAATTATTAACAGAAGAAGAACCAAATAATACGTTTGAAGCTGCAAATGATATCGCAGCAGGTGACCTTGTCAAGCCGACATATGTAAAAGGAACGCTTCCAGCAGAGGATGTCGACCTGTATAAAGTAGAGTTAGATTCCGACATCCCGTTGTATTTATACGGCTGGTTTTGGCAGGAAACGACCAGTATCCCATTGGAAATCACCTTATATGATGAGCACAAAAATGCCGTTGAACCAAACGAATTCTTTGTTCATGAAGAAAATGGATATGGGGCCCTTTACCCTTCTACGCCTGGTACTTACTTCGTATCTGTTAAGAATAAAAGTGATTTAGGAGTGGATAAAGAATATGTGTTGATGGTCTCCCAGTTCTATTTCCAGCCTAATGTAGAACGGATCTACGGTGCGGATCGATATGAAACGGCTCTTCAAGTTGCATTGCAGGGTTGGGGATCCGGTAGTGATGAAATGATATTGGCTACAGGAGCCAATTACCCTGATGCCCTGGCCGGAGCACCACTGGCTTACCATAAGGATGCTCCTATTCTATTAACCTCCAAACATACCCTGCATCCTTCAGTTGAAAAGGGAATGGAAGAATTGGATGTCAAAAAGGTAACCATCCTGGGCGGACCAGGCGTGATATCTGATAACGTAGTGGAAGAGATTGAGGATTTAGGGGTTTCTGTTACCCGTATCAGCGGAAAAGATCGTTATGAAACAGCTGTTGCCATTTCTAAGTCTCTTCCCAACCATGATGCAGCGGTTGTCGTGAGTGGAAAGAACTACCCTGATGCCCTTTCCATTGCTTCGATAGCTGCACAAGAGGGCTATCCGATTCTGTTATCTGAGAAGGACACAATCCCTGCTTCTACCCTTGCTCAAGCGAACACATATAAGGAAAACTACGTCATTGGGGGAACAGGTGTCATCAGCCAGTCAGTCCTGACAAAATTAAACCATCCAACAAGAATTTACGGTGTGAACCGGTATGAAACGAATGCAAGCATCATTCAGAAGTTCAATGTCCATACTGGTTCTGTGTTCTTTGCAACCGGGACTCAATTTGCCGATGCGTTAACAGGCTCCTCCCTTGCAGCATATAAAGGTGAGCCTTTATTATTGACTCCCCCGGACAGATTACATCCAGCAATCAAAGATCTGATGATCGATCACACTTATGATGTTAAGATCCTTGGCGGAATGAAAGCCATTCAACCTAATGTAGAGAAGGACATTTGGGCAGTCCTGGAAGGCAACCAATAATCCGCAGAAAACGCGTTCTATTCAGAACGCGTTTTTTTACATAGAATATATAGAATTTTCTGTATATTGATGGTAAAATAGTAGCATATTCCAAACCTTACATAAGAAAGAAGGCATACTACCCATGGAGTCTCTCACACAATCCGTCGCAACCATTTATAAAAAACTGGTCATACACCTTGATAAGGACGAGCTTCGTGAAGAGGTAAATAATCAATTACTTCAAACGATGAAAAGCTCTTCAACAGAGGAAGAATACACAAAACATTTGGTGAGGGCCATTGTATTACATGTTGAATCAACCAAAGCTCTTCATGGAATTCTTCAGCCACTTCTGTTAAATGAAAAATTCCCTAACCTGGATGGCGTTTCGCAGCTTATGAATCGCGCACATGCACGCATTGAAAATGACATGGAAGGACTGGTCTCCCTTTATCTCAAACGGGTTGAAAGTGAAGAATCCGATAATGACATCGTCACCCAGTTGGAAATTTACTTTACGACAACCTTCACCGAACTTCGATTAACGTACCGTTTTGTCGACGCATTCGGTACAGAGAGCAATAAAGAGCTGTTCCAACCTTTATTTGATTTTCCGGCTGAAGAGGTTGGAGAAACCATTCTGAAATACACAAGAACCTATGCCAGCCTTATATTTGAAAAGACTTTGAACCAGAAATAGAATAGGTCCGTCCCTCAGAGTAAGGGACGGACCTTCTTTCTTTTATACTTTCAAATACCACTTCTTTTTATGACAGACAAAGGCAACGACTGTCCAGAAAATCAGGTTCAATAAGCCGTAAGCCAGCTGCGGATGAGGGGCAAACGTTGCCACCCATTCATTTATCACTCTGGACAACGATTTTTCAATGCCATCATCTGTCACCGAAAGATGGATCAGCACGGAACCGAGCATGAATTTACCGAAATAGATTAAAAAGCTGTTGCGGCCATAGGCTTCCAGAAACCAAACTACCGGCTTCAGCGCTGTCTCTTTGGCATCTCCTTTTCGTTTATCAAAAATCAGATAAAGAATCGATAGCATACCAGCTGCGAATCCTGCTGCCAATAGAGCAAACGCTGGCGTCCATAAGCGTTTGTTATATGGGAGGAAATGATCCCAAACGAGAGAGGCGGCAATCAATAGAACACCTAACCCCAATAGTTCCCGCCATGCCCCCGTCTCTTTACGGGTCAGGATCAATCGTCCAAAGGCATATCCGAAAAGGACATTTGATAAGGCGGACAAACTGGTGACCAGTCCTTCAGGGTCATAGCCACGCTCCCCATGATGGTATAAATGCTTTTCGCCGAAGACTGCGGTATCAATTGCGTGAGAAGGATTACATTCCGGCTGAGGCAATCCGCCT is a genomic window of Rossellomorea sp. y25 containing:
- a CDS encoding cell wall-binding repeat-containing protein, producing the protein MKKWFLASVGSALLASSVFSTSVLAESPSQEKMELLGYDREGFFVEEEPNNTFTNSNEVLLEDAVKGTFTKDDVDMYKIQVDNEDPLVIYGGSWEENPGILLDITLYDENKNVIEANEISSDVTDGFMADYTVTPGTYYMSVKDKKNLATGEEYVVFPSQFTIEPYVDRIFGADRYETALEIALQGWGYGTDEIILATGSNFPDALAGAPLAYHKDAPILLTTKGSLHPSVEEAIYELGVNKVTILGGPGVISDKVVQELRALDVSVTRISGKDRYETAVAISKKLPNNDAAVVVSGKNYPDALSIASIAAQYGYPILLSDKESIPATTLTQAKTYEMNYVIGGTGVISNTVTKKLNDPMRIAGANRYETNANIIRDFNVPTTFVFVATGTHFADALTGSVLAANWGEPLLLTTPNELHPEIRDLMMDYTFGVTILGGEKAIQPKVAEDIWSIIEGNE
- a CDS encoding cell wall-binding repeat-containing protein; this translates as MLNDRKPVSITFVTVLSFMFLLFFQNPASAAGTQIDRVSGVDRYETAVKVSREGWTSANTVVIAVGNNFPDALAGAPLADKYNAPILLVTKDSVPYSVKQELKRLKPSKAYILGGSSVISSSVETQLKSLGITSTRVAGENRYETAAKIAALVGGSQAIVTYGRDFPDSLAIAPVAASKSMPILLTEKNHVPEETKKALSKYSSSILVGGTGVVSDGVKNQLPRATRISGKDRYDTATKVAEKYYSASNSTVIATGESYADALTGSVLAAKKGSPVMLIQSNNVPTSVKSTVDKLGINQFTIIGGTSVISEKAQSLFGFDTAGLIQTAKQYIGTPYKWGGTTPSGFDCSGYLNYVYDKYGIDLPRTTSDIWNFGSRSSSPAVGDIVMFETYKPGPSHGGIYIGNNQFIHAGNDGVEITSMSNVYWKPRYLGAVKVVN
- a CDS encoding NAD-dependent epimerase/dehydratase family protein; the encoded protein is MSKILVTGGAGFIGSHIVEELLNKNEQVVVIDNFSMGSMDNLPKDDKLTVVEGDISSKETIEKLFQQHRFKKIFHLGAIASVAASVEDPLHTHQTNLEATLYLLEETRKQGGLERFVFASSAAVYGDEPTLPKKETSTIRPLTPYAIDKFASEQYVLAFSRLYDIPTTAVRFFNVFGNRQNPSSPYSGVVSILTDKFKQLVNNEDTSFTLYGDGEQTRDFIYVKDVVQANLLVSEDPAAIGKVFNVGTGDSTSLNELIGMYEEITNTKLPIEQLEERSGDIKESYSDISELKSLGFDPKFSMREGLLEYWNKENE
- a CDS encoding heparan-alpha-glucosaminide N-acetyltransferase domain-containing protein produces the protein MEQVQPTEKQVQVKKKKRVYSLDMLRGIIVALSVFLSTIPYGKVDYPYFRHAEWYGVTLIDIILPTFITIFGVSMAIAYQRGVKWEKILKRTVRLIVYGIIFTIIVEWTLDFPTIRLTGVLQMFALLGIVTVAITKFVQSPLKLMMIALLVSSVYGGLILYTGQSCEGGLPQPECNPSHAIDTAVFGEKHLYHHGERGYDPEGLVTSLSALSNVLFGYAFGRLILTRKETGAWRELLGLGVLLIAASLVWDHFLPYNKRLWTPAFALLAAGFAAGMLSILYLIFDKRKGDAKETALKPVVWFLEAYGRNSFLIYFGKFMLGSVLIHLSVTDDGIEKSLSRVINEWVATFAPHPQLAYGLLNLIFWTVVAFVCHKKKWYLKV
- a CDS encoding LamG-like jellyroll fold domain-containing protein, whose product is MIKMKVILKAVKIGIVGSITLSLFAFSPSVFHANNKPENSHDITESIVADWKFQKEYVKSGSINEANLIIEDASGNENNLQLTSATKDGTISGNPFIQWSEEDYYNEDAVESLEFKNKKSYSEGQYFHTVDDAPINGETFENGFTIEAVLKLPANFSPEEHSWMGILTRKGQAADINKTGGEKEILSTLSVSSLREIQWTSHPTNLDHNETNWSFSLDSKDDWYHIAVVNNGKNSTLYINGVTDFRNTDSEMIGIDLVEGKGWNIGASEWANELDTLFAGNIQEIRIADQPLPQENWLISNAVEVEGHVENGSNEKQALLTNKENYNFLFVPDPQKTVRYMPELFYEQVKWISKKEQNLNISMTAFLGDMVDQSHSLEEWNNSSSSVDILDKHKTPYVTIAGNHDYGEGDPYLDYYGPERFADKPYYKGASPTGYSSYSVIKAGNYEYLFLSLDMQHIVEDIPWAKQVLKNHPSTPTILLSHQIINIGGDGETMIDTWRGSLIWDELVNDHNQVFMTVNGHHHGAGHRIKENAHGNEVIQMLVDYQSSYHGGNGWMRFAEFSESDDKISFKTFSPWVEKLSKSQMTYFDVTHLTGTADQFEIPFHFEKRFDFSN
- a CDS encoding cell wall-binding repeat-containing protein, translated to MKKWFITSVGSTLLASSLFSASAFAENPAATLQQKVELLGDEEEELLTEEEPNNTFEAANDIAAGDLVKPTYVKGTLPAEDVDLYKVELDSDIPLYLYGWFWQETTSIPLEITLYDEHKNAVEPNEFFVHEENGYGALYPSTPGTYFVSVKNKSDLGVDKEYVLMVSQFYFQPNVERIYGADRYETALQVALQGWGSGSDEMILATGANYPDALAGAPLAYHKDAPILLTSKHTLHPSVEKGMEELDVKKVTILGGPGVISDNVVEEIEDLGVSVTRISGKDRYETAVAISKSLPNHDAAVVVSGKNYPDALSIASIAAQEGYPILLSEKDTIPASTLAQANTYKENYVIGGTGVISQSVLTKLNHPTRIYGVNRYETNASIIQKFNVHTGSVFFATGTQFADALTGSSLAAYKGEPLLLTPPDRLHPAIKDLMIDHTYDVKILGGMKAIQPNVEKDIWAVLEGNQ